The segment ACCGCGGGCCCGACGCGGACGGTTCTGGCGACCCCTCGGAGTGTTCATGAGTCGTCGATCTGTCGGCTCGTGCGCGAGGAGACGCGGCCCCGGCGCAGGTCACCGGCGTGCACCCGGACCTCGTCGCGGCGACGCTCCTCGGCGACCTGGGAGGACCGCAGCTGGTAGGGCACGGAGATGACCATGACACCCGGCGTGAAGAGCAGGCGTCCCTTGAGCCTGAGCGCCGTCTGGTTGTGGAGCAGCTGCTCCCACCAGCGCCCGACGACGTACTCCGGGATGTAGACAGCCACGACGCCGCGCGGGCTGGCCCGGCGGATCTCCTGGGTGTACTCCACGATCGGGCGCACGACCTCGCGGTAGGGCGAGTGCAGCACCTTGAGGGGGATGTCGAGGTTCCGGTCGTCCCACTCCTCCAGCAGCCTGCTGGTGGCCTTGGAGTCGATGCTGACGTAGATCGCCTCGAGGACGTTGGGCCGGGTGGCACGGGCGAAGGCCAGCGCCCGCAGGGTCGGCTTGTGCAGCTTGGACGCCAGCACGATCGCGTGGACCCGGGTCGGCATGACCTTGTCCTGCTCGTCGGCCGCGAGCTCGAGCTCGACCCGGGCGTAGTGGCGTCCGATGGCCTGCATGAGCGCGAAGAAGAAGCCCATCGCCAGGATCGTGATCCACGCTCCGGCGAGGAACTTGGTGATCAGCACGATCACCAGGACGACGGCGGTCAGCCCGAGGCCGAAGGTGTTGATGGCCCGCGACCGCATCATCCGACGGCGTACCGCCGGGTCGCGCTCGGTGCGCAGGTGTCGGGTCCAGTGGCGGATCATGCCGAGCTGGCTGAGGTTGAAGGAGACGAAGACGCCGACGATGTAGAGCTGGATGAGCTTGGTCGTCTCGGCGTCGAAGATCCAGATCAGCAGGATCGACATGGCCGCGAGGAAGACGATGCCGTTGCTGTAGGCGAGACGGTCGCCCCGCGAGCCGAGCGAGCGGGGCGCCAGGCCGTCCTGGGCGAGGATCGACCCGAGGACCGGGAAGCCGTTGAAGGCCGTGTTGGCCGCCAGCACGAGGATGATCCCGGTGACGGTGAGCACGAAGTAGAAGCCCGGCGGGAAGTGGTCGAAGACCCCCGCGGCGATCTGGGCGATCACCGGGTGCTGCTCGTAGCCGTCGGGCAGCGCGTCCCCGGACGCCGTCCGCAGCCGGTCGAGCTCGTGCGGGTCGACGAAGCGGATCGCCATCTGGTTGGCGAGCACGATGACGCTGAGCATCATCGAGATCGCGATCAGGGCGAGCAGCAGCAGCGTCGTCGCCGCGTTGCGGCTCTTCGGCTTGCGGAAGGCCGGTACGCCGTTGCTGATGGCCTCGACGCCGGTGAGGGCCGCACAGCCCGACGAGAACGCGCGGGCCAGCAGGAACATCAACCCGATCTGGGTGAGCGGCTCCTCCCACCCGGGTTGGGGGACGATCGTCAGGTGGGCGCTCTCCGCCTCGGGGAGGTCGCCGGCCAGCAGGCGCATCAGGCCGTAGGCGCACATGCCCAGGATGGCGAACATGAACAGGTAGGTCGGCACGGCGAAGAACGCGCCGGACTCCCGCACACCGCGCAGGTTCATCGCCGTCAGGAGGACGACCGCGACGACCGCGACCGTCGCCTCGTGGCCGATGAGCCCGTTGACGGCCCCGGCGGCGTACTGCGCGGCCGACGAGATCGACACCGCGACCGTGAGCACGTAGTCGACGAGCAGCGCGCTCGCGACCGTCACCCCGGCGTTGCGGCCGAGGTTGACCGTGGCCACCTCGTAGTCGCCGCCGCCCGAGGGGTAGGCGTGCACGGTCTGGCGGTAGCTCGCGACGACCGTGAGCATCACCAGGGCCACGGCGAGGCCGATCTTCCACGACCAGACGTACGTCGACGCGCCGGCGACGGCGAGCATGATGAACACCTCGTCGGGCGCGTACGCCACCGAGGACAGCGCGTCGCTGGCGAACACCGGCAGGGCGATCCGCTTGGGGAGGAGCGTCTCCCCCAGCTGGCTGCTGCGGAGCTTGCGACCCAGCAGGATCCGCTTGGACACGTCGCCGACACTCACGGGCGCGAGCCTAGACCCGCAGCGACCGATATCCCCGCTGGGATACGGTTCGGGCGTGCACGTCGTGATCATGGGTTGTGGCCGCGTCGGTTCGACGCTCGCCCGTAGCCTCGAGGACCGCAACCACACCGTGTCCGTCATCGACAGCGAGCCCGATGCGTTCCGGCGCCTGGGCCCCGAGTTCAACGGCGACAAGATCACGGGCTACGGCTTCGACCAGCAGGTGCTGGAGAAGGCCGGCATCCGCCGCGCCGACGCCTTCGCCGCGGTCTCCAGTGGTGACAACTCCAACATCATCGCGGCGCGAGTCGCGCGGGAGACCTTCGGTCTCCAGCAGGTCGTCGCCCGCATCTACGACCCCGGTCGCGCCGAGGTCTACCAGCGCCTCGGCATCACGACGGTCGCGACCGTGAAGTGGACGGCCGACCAGATCCTCCGCCGGATCCTGCCCGCTGGCGCAGAGCCCGACTTCCGCGACCCGTCCGGAACGATCCGCGTCGACCACATCCCCGTCCCGGAGTCCTGGATCGGCAACCGGACCGTCGAGTTCCAGATGCAGTCGCGCAGCCGGATCGCGTGGATCGATCGGCTCGGCGAGGGCATGCTGCCGACCCGGGAGACGGTCCTCCAGGAGGGCGACATGCTGCACATCGTGATCCGCGAGGAGAACGCGGCCCACGCGTACGCCGTGCTCGAGGCCGGCCCCGAAGACGACTGAAGGAACACCTGAGACATGCGCGTCGCCATCGCCGGAGCCGGAGCCGTGGGTCGATCGATCGCCCGCGAGCTGATCGAGAACGGTCACCAGATCCTGCTCATCGACAAGAGCCCCTCCGCGATCCGCCCCGAGCGGGTCCCCAACGCCGAGTGGCTGCTCGCCGACTCGTGCGAGCTGTCCTCCCTGGCCGAGGCCCAGCTCGGCAAGTGCGACGTGGTCATCGCCGCGACCGGCGACGACAAGGCCAACCTGGTCACCTCGCTGCTGGCGAAGACCGAGTTCGGCGTGCCGCGCACCGTCGGGCGGGTCAACCACCCCAACAACGAGTGGCTCTTCACCGAGGCCTGGGGCGTCGACGTCAACGTCTCCACCCCGCGCATCATGTCCGCACTCGTGGAGGAGGCCGTCTCCATCGGCGACCTCGTGCGCCTCTTCACGTTCCGGCAGGGCAACGCCAACCTGGTCGAGCTGACCCTGTCGGCCGACTCGCCCTACGTCGGTACGCCCGCCGGCCTGGTGCCGTTCCCCGACAACTGCGCGCTGGT is part of the Nocardioides cavernae genome and harbors:
- a CDS encoding APC family permease, which produces MSVGDVSKRILLGRKLRSSQLGETLLPKRIALPVFASDALSSVAYAPDEVFIMLAVAGASTYVWSWKIGLAVALVMLTVVASYRQTVHAYPSGGGDYEVATVNLGRNAGVTVASALLVDYVLTVAVSISSAAQYAAGAVNGLIGHEATVAVVAVVLLTAMNLRGVRESGAFFAVPTYLFMFAILGMCAYGLMRLLAGDLPEAESAHLTIVPQPGWEEPLTQIGLMFLLARAFSSGCAALTGVEAISNGVPAFRKPKSRNAATTLLLLALIAISMMLSVIVLANQMAIRFVDPHELDRLRTASGDALPDGYEQHPVIAQIAAGVFDHFPPGFYFVLTVTGIILVLAANTAFNGFPVLGSILAQDGLAPRSLGSRGDRLAYSNGIVFLAAMSILLIWIFDAETTKLIQLYIVGVFVSFNLSQLGMIRHWTRHLRTERDPAVRRRMMRSRAINTFGLGLTAVVLVIVLITKFLAGAWITILAMGFFFALMQAIGRHYARVELELAADEQDKVMPTRVHAIVLASKLHKPTLRALAFARATRPNVLEAIYVSIDSKATSRLLEEWDDRNLDIPLKVLHSPYREVVRPIVEYTQEIRRASPRGVVAVYIPEYVVGRWWEQLLHNQTALRLKGRLLFTPGVMVISVPYQLRSSQVAEERRRDEVRVHAGDLRRGRVSSRTSRQIDDS
- a CDS encoding potassium channel family protein; amino-acid sequence: MHVVIMGCGRVGSTLARSLEDRNHTVSVIDSEPDAFRRLGPEFNGDKITGYGFDQQVLEKAGIRRADAFAAVSSGDNSNIIAARVARETFGLQQVVARIYDPGRAEVYQRLGITTVATVKWTADQILRRILPAGAEPDFRDPSGTIRVDHIPVPESWIGNRTVEFQMQSRSRIAWIDRLGEGMLPTRETVLQEGDMLHIVIREENAAHAYAVLEAGPEDD
- a CDS encoding potassium channel family protein, with protein sequence MRVAIAGAGAVGRSIARELIENGHQILLIDKSPSAIRPERVPNAEWLLADSCELSSLAEAQLGKCDVVIAATGDDKANLVTSLLAKTEFGVPRTVGRVNHPNNEWLFTEAWGVDVNVSTPRIMSALVEEAVSIGDLVRLFTFRQGNANLVELTLSADSPYVGTPAGLVPFPDNCALVTILRDGQVYTPEAEQPLESGDELLFVVPAEVESELEHLLSPGHHPG